The following coding sequences lie in one Haloterrigena sp. KLK7 genomic window:
- a CDS encoding hydantoinase/oxoprolinase family protein: protein MTIRIGVDTGGTFTDVVLYDDETGEIHTTKTPSTPPEFDRGVLNGIDKILEITDTDGERTSYLSHGTTVGTNAVLESEIPDLGLITNSGLRDVLEIGDQTRPELYNLQADKPPGLIPRKHRFGVEGRLNADGDVVDELDEDDVRDAVTELEDEGVDSVVVSMLFSYLNDEHERRIGEIIETETDLDYALSSAVYPETREYDRTVTTVLNEAVKITIQDYLGRLDAGIEERGIDVPLNVMHSGGGIFGTEQATDFALRTVLSGPAAGAVACQDVSVNEGFSNAIGLDMGGTSADVSIVEDGSIVRSTEGEINDLPINTPLVDISTVGAGGGSIAWIDNGGGLRVGPKSAGADPGPICYGRGGTEPTVTDANLILKRIDPDAFLDGDMQPAMERARDLFEDKIAEPLGLSIEEAALDVLRVANAKMAREIRRVTIERGRDPADYTLVPFGGAGPLQAPSVAQNMDMDSILLPRTPGVLSARGLLLADVRMDESQAYTGKEIEAGNVREEFSSLEGDLLSRFAEQGFEETEVELTHQLDLRYSGQAYELTVSLPGEADSRENLEAGIDRFHEQHRELYGYAMPEEPVELVTLRLTGTVSTEKITDEVSIEERDPVKSSRDVYFEEPGFVETPVVDRAALLIGETLEGPAIIEESGCTSIIPPETTATVTERGNLQIQL from the coding sequence ATGACTATTCGTATCGGCGTTGACACCGGTGGGACGTTCACGGACGTCGTTCTCTACGACGACGAAACGGGAGAGATTCACACCACAAAGACTCCGTCAACGCCCCCGGAGTTCGACCGAGGCGTGCTCAACGGAATCGACAAAATACTAGAAATAACGGACACCGACGGGGAACGGACGTCATATCTCAGCCACGGAACGACGGTCGGAACGAACGCCGTCCTCGAAAGCGAGATCCCCGACCTCGGTCTCATTACGAACAGCGGACTCCGTGACGTGCTCGAGATCGGTGATCAAACGCGGCCGGAGCTCTACAATCTGCAAGCGGACAAGCCGCCGGGCCTCATTCCGCGCAAACACCGCTTCGGTGTCGAGGGCCGTCTGAACGCCGACGGTGACGTCGTAGACGAACTCGACGAAGACGACGTTCGAGACGCCGTCACGGAACTCGAGGATGAGGGAGTAGACTCCGTCGTCGTCTCGATGTTGTTCTCGTATCTGAACGACGAACACGAACGGCGTATCGGTGAGATTATCGAGACCGAGACGGATCTCGATTACGCGCTTTCGTCCGCGGTGTATCCCGAAACCCGCGAGTACGACCGCACGGTCACGACGGTGTTGAACGAGGCCGTGAAGATCACTATTCAGGACTATCTCGGACGGTTAGACGCCGGGATCGAAGAGCGGGGCATCGACGTCCCGCTGAACGTGATGCACTCGGGCGGCGGTATCTTCGGAACGGAGCAGGCGACGGACTTCGCACTCCGAACGGTCCTATCAGGGCCGGCCGCAGGTGCGGTCGCGTGTCAAGACGTGAGCGTGAACGAAGGGTTCTCCAACGCGATCGGTCTGGACATGGGCGGAACGAGCGCAGACGTGAGCATCGTCGAGGACGGGTCCATCGTTCGGTCGACGGAGGGAGAGATCAACGATCTCCCGATCAACACTCCGCTCGTAGACATTAGCACGGTTGGGGCCGGAGGGGGAAGCATCGCGTGGATCGACAATGGCGGTGGACTTCGAGTCGGACCGAAATCCGCTGGTGCCGATCCCGGACCGATCTGCTACGGGCGAGGCGGTACCGAGCCGACGGTCACTGATGCGAACCTGATCCTCAAACGAATCGACCCGGACGCCTTCCTCGACGGCGATATGCAGCCCGCGATGGAGCGTGCCCGAGATCTCTTCGAAGACAAAATCGCCGAGCCCCTCGGTCTATCGATCGAAGAGGCCGCCCTGGACGTCCTTCGAGTGGCGAACGCCAAGATGGCCCGTGAGATTCGTCGGGTAACCATCGAGCGGGGACGTGACCCCGCAGACTATACCCTCGTCCCGTTCGGGGGTGCCGGTCCGCTACAGGCACCGTCGGTCGCTCAGAATATGGACATGGACTCGATCTTGCTACCGCGGACGCCCGGCGTACTCTCTGCGCGTGGGCTTCTCTTAGCCGACGTCCGCATGGACGAGTCGCAGGCATACACCGGAAAGGAGATCGAGGCCGGAAACGTTCGCGAAGAGTTCAGTTCGCTCGAAGGAGACCTCCTGTCTCGGTTCGCTGAGCAAGGGTTCGAGGAGACCGAGGTCGAACTGACCCACCAGCTCGACTTGCGGTATTCCGGTCAGGCGTACGAGCTTACCGTGTCACTCCCCGGCGAAGCCGATAGCAGAGAAAACCTGGAGGCCGGAATCGACCGGTTCCACGAGCAACACCGTGAACTCTACGGATACGCGATGCCCGAGGAACCGGTCGAACTCGTCACGCTTCGATTGACGGGGACGGTCTCGACGGAGAAGATCACCGACGAAGTATCGATAGAGGAGCGAGATCCCGTGAAGTCATCTCGTGACGTATACTTCGAAGAACCGGGATTCGTTGAAACGCCGGTCGTCGATCGAGCGGCGCTGCTGATCGGAGAAACGCTCGAAGGACCCGCGATTATCGAGGAATCCGGTTGCACGTCGATTATTCCCCCGGAGACGACCGCAACCGTCACCGAACGTGGGAACCTTCAGATTCAGCTGTAA